A genomic segment from Thermus neutrinimicus encodes:
- a CDS encoding DUF7718 family protein, with the protein MVRRREVVIGPDRRLRVTLEVERGKLRSWAVQLEWWDPEDGRWVWVARYDTAGGRAHRDRNRVAAHEPVDLPEDPGRAAKVAEKELSQRAEEYIEAYRAAKAQGR; encoded by the coding sequence ATGGTCCGTAGGCGGGAAGTGGTCATCGGCCCCGACCGGCGCCTCCGGGTCACCTTGGAGGTGGAGCGGGGGAAGTTGCGCTCCTGGGCGGTGCAGCTGGAGTGGTGGGACCCCGAAGACGGCCGCTGGGTCTGGGTGGCCCGTTACGACACCGCAGGGGGCAGGGCCCACCGGGACCGGAACCGCGTCGCCGCCCACGAGCCCGTGGACCTTCCCGAGGATCCCGGCAGGGCGGCGAAGGTGGCGGAGAAGGAGCTCTCCCAGCGGGCCGAGGAGTACATTGAGGCCTACCGGGCC